TGCTGAAGTTCAGTGCACTGATTAAGTCCATCCAGGGCTTGAAGTCTACATCGCCTGAGGGTCAGTGCCTGTAGTCTGGTACACTCAGACAGTGTGGAGAGACTACAGCCGGACAAATCCTCCAGAGTCACTGTCGTCACCTGGTGTGATGTTGATAGGAGACTTAATTTATACCATTGTTCAGGATTTAATTACAGTATTATTATATGCTCATTAGTCTTATTAGGAAGCATTTTATATAAGGGAGATAGATAGAAATTAACATGATGTAGTAAATTGTATATCAGGCCTTTCCAAGTTAAATGTACAATAAACCACAGGCTGTTTAatgctcaattctgattggtcagaaggtgtttagtAGTAGCTCTGCTGCTGTATATTAAAGTGCTTGTTCAAACACATTATAATTTCTTCACTAATTACGAATGGACTTGAATTTCAACCACTTCAGATAAACAAGTGTAaatatagtgtgtagaggaaggagtctccagtgtcagtgctttgtaacagtaatAGGCTTagtttgaagtgtgtgtgtgtgtgtcattagaTTCAAAGTAGGGAAAAAGGAAAATGTGAGGGAACATTTAGTGAGTTGAAAGTGAAAAAGTAACTTGTTTTCTGAacgttccacaacattagaTGTAACTATATAGTAATTAAATAGTAATTGTTAGCAAATTATTGTGGTATAGaggaagaaaacatttttttttatttattcatttattatttatttatgaattttttatttatttttgaactttttttttcatttttaaattatatatatataatttttttttatatatatttaatttgtctttgtttctgttgatttctctggcaaaagaatttcgtttgggattaataaagttctatcttatcttatcttattagGTTTGTTGTTCTTACTAAAAAAAGTTATAATTAAGATCTTTTACAGTTTCTGCTGCTACCTGCTTAAGAGAGCTCCAGGGTCCAGATTTGAGAATAATGTCCACAGGTAAAGGTAGCAGGTTTTGTCCTGAAGCTCTCCTGCGTCCTCTCCTCCTGGGTGGAGCACCGAGCCCTTTTCTCTTGTTCTGCATGGAGAGCTTGGACCAGGGAGTGCAGTTCATCATCCAGGCTAATCGCTTCTGCTCAGTGCTGTCAGGCAGACATGCAGAGCTCGAGTCAGCCAGAGCACACTGTGGCTCTCTGGTGTCTGTTAGGCTATTCTCCTCAGATGGACTCACTGTTATGCTGCTGTTATCAGTAGACAGAGCTGATACCAGAAAACAGCTGTGCTGCTCATCTTGCCCAGTTCTAGAGGACAGAGTCCTGGCCAAGACACTTTTGGACATATTGACTGACTCATTATCACCACATTTCTCATCTTTTCCCCATTTTGTAGTTTTCTCGCTCTCCTTGTCAGcttctgtgttttttctctcaGCAAGTCCTTTTACATTGTccttaattacatttttatttccttcctcCGTATTCTGTCCATCATCATTTCTCTTTATTActatttcttctccttctctgtccTTCTGCTTTAGTTTCCTACTTTGCTCTTCCTGTATTTGCTCAGGTTCATTTAGCTTTTGCTTTAATCTAATCTCTTCTAccactcttttttctttcatccttttctgtttttcctcttcctctttgttttctgtttcagcCTCggttctcttttcttcttccacatcttttcttttcttttcctctaccACCCTCCATACATCTAcacttttctgtttctcttcctcCTTACTTTTTCTTTCATCCTCTGTTCTCCTTGCTTCTTCCAcgtcttttctttccttctcctcctccacctgtactttcctcttttcctccttcgCTCCCCTGATTTCCATACTTTTATGATAtccttcctcttttctcttcctttcatCCTCAAGCTTCTTTGCTTTTtctacttcttttcttttcctctcctcctccactctcctcttttcctccttcactctctcgatttccatatttttctgcttctcttcctcttgctcctttctttttctttcatcctCAATCTTCTTtgcttcttctacttcttttctttttctctcctcctccagTCTCCTCTCTTCCATCCCTTTCTGTGTCTTCtcatcctttcttttcctttcatcttcttttacttcttttttttttgtcttctcttcatcctcctgtACTTTTTTCCTTATCTCTGTCATTTCAGGTAATTCCTCATcatctttttgttttagttcaTCCACAGTTCTTTGTGCCTTTTCCCTTTCTTTACTTTTGTTTTCCTTGTCCTCCTGTACTTTTCTCCTTTCATCCTccactctcctctcttctatctCTTTCTGTGATTCCGCATCatctttactttttattttttcctgaatCGCTCTTGcattttcatcttttttaaatttctccTCCTGTACTTTTCTCATTTCCTCTTCTACTCTCATCTGTTCCATCCTTTTCGGCTTCTCCCTGCTCTTTACTTTCCTTTCATCCTCTATCCTCTTggcttcttccttttcttttctgctcTGCTCCTCCAGCTTACGCTCTCTCTCCAGGCGATGGTGCTCCTGTAGCTTGGCTCTCTCGTACTCGGCTCTTCTCCTCTCTGCCTCATCTCGGTGACgctgttcctcctcctccatcctccttctctccttctcccacTCCATCTTcatcctttcctctctctctctcctcttttccctTTCtatcctctctttctgtctcctcctctcctcttctctcctcttgtTCAGCTCTTTGTTGTTCCAGCGACGCACCAGTGTCCCTCTGAAAGCTGCCTGTATCTTTGTGGCTGCTGCAGTGCACCGTGCCTCTGATTTCCATCGTTCTTCCTGCTGTACTTCCTCAAAAACTCGCCTCTCCTCTGCTATCTGTTCTTCTAATCTCTTGATCAGCTCCtgacataaaaataatattgtGAAAATCTATTCAAGCAGTTTGGGTATACCTTCAATACAAAAGTCTGTTAATAAAATAtagcttttaatttatttatttgtttgtttgtttgcttgtttgtttgagcATATTGTGAATAGGAGTTCTGGCATgagaattaaacaaacaaacaaacaaacaaataaataaataaataaataaatatatgttgtTTTGAACGGGATAATCTTTTTTccaataattgttattattttgtcttctggaaaacataaatatttcatgTACCTCCCTCACCTCTTGTTGCCTTCTTGAGCATCAGTGAACATTTGCATCTTTTATAACGAGTCTATTAATTAATTGTGGAAAGATGGATCTCAAAATCATAGAGCCGCTGCAGGAAAGGGGTCAAAAATGAGTGGATACTGTAGAGTAGTGCGCAGTTTAACTGCTCAGGACTAAAACGAGGCTCATAAACAACTATAACAAAACATAAAAGCAGTCACTAATCATCCAGATAACAACACACTGTATTAAGAGTCAAGCGTACactatgtaaacttttgaacttaTTCATTTGTGAAAATTCTGTTACTGTGTCTTTTGGACTATATGTAACATCTGTTGTGTGAAATAGCTCATTCAGGTcagtactaaaaaaaaacaaaaagctatttttatgatccttcttttttatttactttaattatttCGTTTTAATTGTCAGGTATACGCAAACTTAAGACCACAActctatacacaaacactcgATGTACAGCATTTAACAGCAAAATAAACtattatttttctgttaaaaagtAGCTGTAGATTAATAGGCAGGTGTTTCTACAAGGTACGACTCACCTGCTGTTTGACCATTTCCACTGGAAGAGTTTGGCTTGTTTCACCATCTTCTTCAACAGCCTGTAAATATTCAAACTacaaataaatagcaaaaagccattttatacagttttctcttttttccaccAAAAGCATTTAGGGATTTCCTGCAGATCtttttcagattaaaaaaaggaCCTGATTTGCGGCCTCGGTCCTCCTCAGTTCCTCGTTAAACTGCTCACTTCTCTGTCtcatcttctccttctcttcactATCTGACTTCAGACACTGTTCCCTCTCAGCCTCGAACTCAGCTAGTctccgctcctcctcctcctcctcctcctcctgcctcAGTCGCTCCTCCAGCTGTCTCCATTCAAACCTGAGCTGTCTTTCAGAATCCTTGTGTGTGTCGTATTCAGTGTCTGAAATCAACAAATATAGTCATGTGCTTAAAAATTGcatcaaaaataaattgaaatggaaaacagaaaccaaaagccaaattctataaacattaataGAACTAAAAGCTGATAGATTTCAACCtgttttcttgttcttcttcttttaaagaTTATATTCATTTACTGCATTGACCCAGCAGAGGTCGCTAAATCCCAAATAGTGACtttcaccacacactcatacacactaatttACTTCCTAACCCTAATCTTGGAGAAGCCCCTTACTTGAATGTTATGAGCTGATGAATCAAATCagtaaaattatttaatactaTAGATTCAAGTACTACAATGTCAAGTACAAGTATCAGGGCTCAAGTATCAGTATCTTTAACTGCATAATATCCAACTGAATAATGGATGAGTCAGTAGGTACTTTACACTATTCAACCATCCACAACAATTGTTCTCTAAGGTAAAGGAAGCTCCAAGCAGAAATAGAGCATCAAGGTCCAGACTGTCCTGGAGAGAAGAATTTGGTATTAATGTTGGTTTTACTGGTCAGCACAGTGGCTCAGTGGGTAGCTATGTCACCTCACACTTccatgttctctggtttccttacACTTTCCAAAATCTTGCTTTGATaatctgtaacactgtactatATTTACTATATCTGCACTTTCTTACTCTAGCTCATCTAGTTCCAGCTAATTTATATAGCattatattacagtatataTGTCCTGGAGCCCTGCATTAAGACTGTATTTCTACACTATTTTTTTACACACCCTCACCCACCCAATTGCACATATGTTGGATTATATTGTAACTGTGTGTTGGTTAGATTGGTTGCTGCTAATCAAATTTTTACTGCCTGTGCCATGACAATAAAGAATCTTATCTGTTtcctgttacagtgtgtgtattctgtattaAGAACAatatatggtcaaaagtataCGGACTCCAGATAACCATCCCATGTGTGCTTTTTGAACTTCCTATTCCAAGATTGGttcatttttgttgttattattacttcCAATCTTCTGAGAAGACTAGATTTTGGAATGTGGATGATGTGGTCATTCATccacaaaagcattagtgaggttaGACGCTGATGTCAGATTTGAAGGACTGGGGCACAGTTAGTCGGCGTTCAGCTGGGTAGAAATGCAGGCCACTCGACTTCTTCCAGCCTaactttggcaaaccatgtcttcatgcaccttgctttatgcacaggggaatcatcatgctggaacaggtttaggATTTTTAGTTCTAtatattacttatttatatctatacaGGTTTAGGTTTCTTAGTTCTATTTATGTCATTTCTATAAAATTCTGTGCTTCTAATATGGAATATCAACgcacactatatggccaaagcgCATACAGTGAACTTTAATGTTCAGGATTTTGGATCTTGCCCTGCCCTCTTTTAATAAGCCTGCAGTTGAATCCTCTCATCCACTTTGTCTTTGCCAACTTTAAtcttcaactctctctctctctctctctctctctctcgctctctttctctctttctcccatcAGGCAAACCAACCATAATCTCCATTCAGTTCATGAGTTTCACATGGGGGATCTAGTTCCTCTTCGATTTCAGACATtatctgtaaaaacacacacacatatatacaaacatgaATTTCTCTTGGTTTGAAATGACATGAAGGAAAACACATCTAGGGCACAATTCAgccatccttcccttcctcaCAAATGAGTCAGAAGTTTTTACAATCACATCCACTCCTAAGACCGCTAAGCCGCAACCAGACAATAATCCATGCCTTACTCTTTCCTTCAGCTTTAATAGATCCTCATCGGAATTAGAGGCTAGCTCATTCAGAAGATCAGCATGCTGACTTGGGCTGAACATCTCATTGCACATGCTCTCTGCACAGAGATAGACATTTAAATTAAACTGTGACAGCAgctaaaaattatattattcatGCTAAAATCAGATCTCACCAAGATCATCAATATCTTCAAGGATGAGATGTTCAAAAGTCTTCACTCTGTTACTCGAAGCTTTAAAGTAAACGAGCACTGAGTCAGGAAGATCATTCTTTAACTGTAGTTTGAAGAGAacaaaggaagaagaaaaacaggtaGAAACGCAAAGTGAGGAATGATGCGATGAGATAAATAGCgcaaataaatgagaaaaaaatatagtCAGTGCTACATAAAAGAACTTTTAATGAACATACTATAATTACACGTTAGGGtacagggaaacacacacaccttttcatcAGATGCACTGAAATCTTCCTCaatgtctgtctcactgtcagaGCCCGGATCAGAGAAATTCACACTCATCTTCTCCAGCTCTTCTTCAATAACATGTTCAATGTCATCTGCATCCATCCTAATCAGAGTGAAGTTAATTCAAGTCCATTTATGTATCTAACACCATCTAGTCTTACCTTGGATTACTAGCACTAGAGGTGAAGAACACTTGAGCAATTGTACTTTTCTATCGTCTATCATTATCTATTATTTTGGTGTATGTCAAATCAAGTcatgaagcttttattgtcctttctacaacatgGCGCTATGTAAGGAGGCGGagctataaaaaaataataatgaacaagGGACTAATTGTAATCACACAGTTGAACAGTGTATGTGTACAAACTTGTGCAGTCAGTGtaagacaaaagacaaaacagacaatacaatagACAACAAGACACTACAACcacaatacagtacagcagTGTACAGAGAGCAGAGCCAACCAGTATACAGTGCAGTAGAGTGCACGTGAGGGttgtaaatataatacagttttgtagcaggattaaaaaaatgtgtgaaaaaattAAAACTGAATACTAATACTTCAATTAATTATAtttccatgaaaaaaaaaaatttttactcCTTAGTTTATTGAAACTTTCAAAATACTTATCAATACAAATCTCAAAGgtctcttcatctctcatctTTTtctcaatcaaccaatcaattcTAATTGATCTAATTATTTCAATAAAGCATCCAATCAGGATCACTGATGTACAAAAATCCTGCCAAGAATTGCACCAACTCGCTTAACACAATCCTGTCATGAGACCATTGTCACTGGAAGACCCCAATAAACTATGACActgccacccccatgcttcacagcATCCTAAGGATGAACCCGATTTGTGGAGGTCAACCATTTTTTTCCTGGCATTTCAAtgcaattcatttgtatagcgcttttaacaatggacattgtatcaaagcagcttcacagaagtttagaaacatagaaaaaaaaagaaaagtttaaagttaggttattattttatccctaGACATCCCTTAGACATCTTGGCTAAACTGCTTAgattttcctaaaaaaaaataataataaaaaaagctttGATTTACCTAAAATGCACTGACTCTAAAGCTCGGCCCTGTTACAGCCCCAGATGCACTCCTGATAAACTCCTAGTTTTAAGAATTAGCCAATCAGAATCTACTAAAATTCATTACACCAATTTCTGGACTCTTGCAGAGTGTTTCGAGAGATACTGAGCTTAGTGTATGGATACTTCTGACCCACTGGAATTCTGATGTCTCCGTctctaataaattcattttaaaatgaaacctGATTCAAAGTGATGCCATCATTGACTTGTCAAAAGAAAGATAGAGTAATGTGAACTGTGTGGAAAACCGAGACTGAATATCTTTCACCCATGTTGCCCTACGGTGAGGTTCCTTTAAGCAAATATTATCAACAAaaacagtttaaataaatagacaaaagcTACCTTTTACATGACAACTTGATTTATAGGATTTGTGAGAGACCTCAGAGTCAATGCCTCAAGGGTTCAGGGCTGTATTGGTGGCACAAGGGGGTCCATTGGagatggttttaatgttatggctgatacaTTTATATCAATTAAACAACCCAGAAAACTGCTTTTAAAGCTTTAAGTTGCTTGTTAACAAGGTACTGGAGTTACCAATTTATTGGTACTGTAAACATATTTTAGAATTACTTTctatgttttttccccctaaatttCAAAAAGATTTAATTGGCAAAAAAGTGATCTACGCAAGAATTCCAAATACCTCATGCTCCCTACATAAGTGCACTTCATAGTTAATCTCATCCAGGCTTTTAGCCGACATGAAGTGCACTTCGTGTCCACTCACAGGGCATCTGGTGTTCAGCTACAGCGAGGCGCACTGCACTAGCCCTTTCAGTCTCATTGCGTTAGACAACAGCAAAAGCGTGAAATAAATACCTTCCGTGTAAAATAAAACCTTGCTCGTTGATATGATGAAACTTGAAATCCAGatgttttgcatttatttaacgTTATTTAGCCGGAGCAGCACGAGCCAGTGCGCTACTGGCGTTTATGGCCCTGAAGAGTcgcggttgctatagaaaccaaaAAGTACGGGACGATGTGAGGGACAAACGACGTGCTTAAAGAGTTTGAACTGGTAATCGACAGAAACCACAcacgtattattattattattattattattattattattattattattattattattattattattattattcacagtGTTGTCCAACTCCATTAATTTTTCTTATCATAGCCCATACCTTGTAGGTGATGTATTTCCTGTACTTCAACATCATTCTCTTCAGCacttcctcaagccatcaggctcctcaacatccagaactgaactgtcaactcacacacacacacacacacacacacacacactctctctctctctctctctctctcactcactcactcactcattcactcaactgtgtgaactggcCTGTGTCAACTGTGTGTGATTCAGCACATACATCTATCACCTATTGCTGCTatttgtatatgtttacaaaacaTATATGTTATAAGAAAGTTTACTCTAGATTACAGTTCCTTTAGTTTGCACCTGGTTGAacatgttgcactttatgtagctacgACAATTACTTtttgtccttagctctgtgttgttgtattcGTTCTGTTGTCTCATTTTCattatgtactgcgtcagctatatgtggttgaaatgacaataaaagcttcttgacttgacttctgATACTCTTATCTCCTTGCTCCTTATTTCTTCATTAAGACTGTCAATATCCATTTCTTGATATCTTTCCCAACTGGTTTATTTCAAATATCCATTTTCCtaatttctcttcttctttcacaTCTTTGTTCTACTACTACTTTGTCCTACTTTGCAAATAATAGTATTCAGTATGATAGTGTTCACTTACAgttacactatatatatatatatatatatatatatatatatatatatatatatatatatatatatatatatatatatatatatatatatacactatattgccaaaagtattcgctcacctgccttgactcgcatatgaacttaagtgacatcccattcctaatccatagggttcaatatgacgtcggtccaccctttgcagctataacagcttcaactcttctgggaaggctgtccacaaggtttaggagtgtgtttatgggaatttttgaccattcttccagaagcgcatttatgaggtcacacactgatgttggacgagaaggcctggctctcagtctccgctctaattcatcccaaaggtgttctatcgggttgaggtcaggactctgtgcaggccagtcaagttcatccacaccagactctgtcatccatgtctttatggaccttgctttggtcactggtgcacagtcatgttggaagaggaaggggccagctccaaactgttcccacaaagttgggagcatggaattgtccaaaatgtcttggtatgctgaagcattcagagttcctttcactggaactaaggggccaagcccagctcctgaaaaacaaccccacaccataatcccccctccaccaaactttacacttggcacaatgcagtcagacaagtaccgttctcctggcaaccaccaaacccagactcgtccgtcagattgccagatggagaagcgcgattggtcactccagagaacgcgtctccactgctctagagtccagtggcggcgtgctttacaccactgcatccgacgctttgcattgcacttggtgatgtatggcttggatgcagctactcggccatggaaacccattccatgaagctctctgcgcactgttcttgagctaatctgaaggccacatgaagtttggaggtctgtagcgattgcctctgcagaaagttggcgacctcttcgcactatgcgcctcagcatccgctgaccccgctccgtcagtttacgtggcctaccacttcgtggctgagttgctgtcgttcccaaacacttccacgttcttataatacagctgacagttgactgtggaatatttaggagtgaggaaatttcacgactggatttgttgcacaggtggcatcctatcacagttccacactggaattcactgagctcctgagagcgacccattctttcacaaatgtttgtaaaaacagtctgcatgcctaggtgcttgattttatacacctgtggccatggaagtgattggaacacctgattctgattatttggatgggtgagcgaatacttttggcaatatagtgtatatatatatatatatatatatatatatacactatacttcaTACTTCTCCATACTGCtaatttacagatttttttactATACCGCTTGAAGCTCGAGCTCTGATTTGTTGCCTGTTGTTATATTAATCCTTGTCCCACTTCCATCATTCAAACATATCAACCCTTTCCTGTCTCACTTCTTCAGCTATTTCCCCGTTTTCCATCTGTCCTCCTTCCTTCACATAGTGTGTATTAATatctccacaccacatcatgtCAGGTCCTTGCTCCAATATCCTTTCATTTCAAGTCTTTTGCAAGGGTTGTAATAGTTGATTATACTTAGTGGCTTTCTCTCTACTCATATTTCTACTGTTATATTCTGACTATCTgcttttctttatctctctcaatACTATACCCTCCTTTTTAAATGCACCACACACTCCTCCAGTCTAATTTCCCCCGTCTTGTCTTATTATTGTGTATCCCTCCATCTCAGAATTGAAGTTTGGTTTAAGCCaggtttcttttgttttattcactcAACAAAACTGAGTCCTGTCCGTTAGCCAATAAACTCCTAGCATTCcactgaaatattattattattattattctgtacaTGTTACCTGGCTGGGCTTTGTCTCAGCAGCACTAGCTACTATTTGTATCCTTCCTGTCTGGTGTTTGGTTTCCTCTGTTCTGGTGAAGGTCAATGATACAATACACCCGGTTTCACATCTATAAATACTATATTTTTATCTTCTTGTTTTCTGAACAGTTAAAGTATGTACCATATGTATCATTTTACTTTCTTAGCTGTTATTAGTTTTAAGCTTCTGCATGTGTACTGCTTTTCATTCTGTCACAACCTTTGTAAGCTACATTGTGTTTTCCTTCACAGCTATAACACTTAAGTTCAGTTGCTTTGCATTCTCCCTAGTCATGCTCTCCTTCACATCATTTACACCTTTTTTGCTGCTATGTGTCCAGATTTTTGACATTTGTAGCATCTTAGAGGTTTAGCTCTGTACATATGTTTTTACAAGGAATTTCATACCTGTGGCAATTGCTTCTGGTTCTAAGTTAGTTAAATTTGTTCAACTTGTAATAGTATTGGTGGACTTTCTGTGCTTTCTCTATTTGTGCCACATCCTTACAAAATAATACCAGCCTTCCATCTCTGTGCACTCTATCTTGCATAACCTCTTTCTTGTTTATTTAAGGTTTTTGGTAAGTTTCAATGGTTCACTCATTGTTCATTCAATGGGTCGTTCATTGTTCTCTCTCCACCTCCATTAGCTAATTTTAAAAGGATTTTAAATACCGATTTCTTTCTGTATCACACCATCTCACCCATTGCAGAAATTGAATCACTGTCTGTTATAACTACCCTGGCTGTTTTTCCACTTTTCCTCATATTCACTAgatctacactaccagtcaaaagtttggacacatcttctaattccatggtctttcctgatgtttatttctttctatgctgaaggcggctgaaatacacaataatgtcgtttgaacagttgatattgagatatgtctgctactgatgctctgtaaagccttcataacggctctaatctgaggtgctgttaattgatgatttctgaggctggtaactctaaatgaacttctcctctgcagcagaggtcagttttggtcttgcttcactgggatggtcttcatgtgagccagtttcatcatggtgcttgatgggttttgcaaatgcactcgacaatactgttcttgcaagaactattccagaacacctgaccttcgtgtcttaaaataacaactgactgttttttgttgtcattacatatggattactcaagtccatgtgtgttatttcatagttttgaaatctccagtattgttcaagaatgtagaaaataaatccctaaacaaaaaacattgaattaaaaggtgtgtccaaacttttgactgataGTGTATGTCATTTATCACTTATCCTGAGTATCTTACAATTATGTTATTTATGTCAGTTATGTCaatgacttacagaagtgcttttgaagtctctatcacaTTGCTACTGTTTCACTAGGTCACAAACAAAGAATGCCATCAGTCTAAATCTCTGTTGAGAGGAAATACAACAAGAAAAGCACACAGACTGTATTAAACACGTGCTAGTTTCAATATTTCAGGAATCTGTAGGTCTTTAGTTTGAAGACTGTAAATGATTCAGCCACCACCTACTGTaggttcattccaccacctactGTAGGTggcagaacagagaagagtcttgatgcataccTTTCTTATTCACGGAGATGGTGGGAACAGTCAAACA
The sequence above is drawn from the Hemibagrus wyckioides isolate EC202008001 linkage group LG04, SWU_Hwy_1.0, whole genome shotgun sequence genome and encodes:
- the lrriq1 gene encoding leucine-rich repeat and IQ domain-containing protein 1 isoform X1, which encodes MDADDIEHVIEEELEKMSVNFSDPGSDSETDIEEDFSASDEKLKNDLPDSVLVYFKASSNRVKTFEHLILEDIDDLESMCNEMFSPSQHADLLNELASNSDEDLLKLKERIMSEIEEELDPPCETHELNGDYDTEYDTHKDSERQLRFEWRQLEERLRQEEEEEEEERRLAEFEAEREQCLKSDSEEKEKMRQRSEQFNEELRRTEAANQFEYLQAVEEDGETSQTLPVEMVKQQELIKRLEEQIAEERRVFEEVQQEERWKSEARCTAAATKIQAAFRGTLVRRWNNKELNKRREEERRRQKERIEREKRREREERMKMEWEKERRRMEEEEQRHRDEAERRRAEYERAKLQEHHRLERERKLEEQSRKEKEEAKRIEDERKVKSREKPKRMEQMRVEEEMRKVQEEKFKKDENARAIQEKIKSKDDAESQKEIEERRVEDERRKVQEDKENKSKEREKAQRTVDELKQKDDEELPEMTEIRKKVQEDEEKTKKKEVKEDERKRKDEKTQKGMEERRLEEERKRKEVEEAKKIEDERKRKEQEEEKQKNMEIERVKEEKRRVEEERKRKEVEKAKKLEDERKRKEEGYHKSMEIRGAKEEKRKVQVEEEKERKDVEEARRTEDERKSKEEEKQKSVDVWRVVEEKKRKDVEEEKRTEAETENKEEEEKQKRMKEKRVVEEIRLKQKLNEPEQIQEEQSRKLKQKDREGEEIVIKRNDDGQNTEEGNKNVIKDNVKGLAERKNTEADKESEKTTKWGKDEKCGDNESVNMSKSVLARTLSSRTGQDEQHSCFLVSALSTDNSSITVSPSEENSLTDTREPQCALADSSSACLPDSTEQKRLAWMMNCTPWSKLSMQNKRKGLGAPPRRRGRRRASGQNLLPLPVDIILKSGPWSSLKQVTTVTLEDLSGCSLSTLSECTRLQALTLRRCRLQALDGLNQCTELQHIDLQENNITYVDCGGLAKLEVLLLGRNQLTSIHGLDGAVNLTVLQLSHNIISRISGLGSLKRLHRLTVDHNQLISTRGLDDAFTLLHLDCSYNHLSHVEGLENCALLNTLDLRGNNLTEMPVLKNHVLLRELYLDDNSICSLHGLDSCWLPLLCCLSVPQNSITQLPLLVDLLSLKTLNVSHNCLSELRNICMSLQGCTHLQELSIADNPVQHENNWRSSVLAVNPSLIKLNGEQTGASGKLSADSTQLWSFQALCQAHQDQIDSVLQRHCMEISSAPSALQAQLLVSNQAAELFQLAEEQRYAHEYGDSGVRETAMQEPLASSHLQELFNWDLTQEKSDQEKIQNPAEHKTPSWQAPHLPNFTHKYQPPSGDHNTGYAGSCVNPTEKFRDTQASEDRYSRYGVQASRMDLRTVAVMVIQRHWREHRQRRRTSHLGPPAIVPARLSPQREVKSCTTRPERLNKDYAATVIQAVWRGYMLRKRLTRALMLAQISEGDEAFEEVDMDEFIFDEEAMEKDWIPLHPDMSPSSVLPNSEQLQLPKPLRHLPELHKGACVQPWKPRQAWISSDEAPVKEQSQSPDPSTSMHSPASTQGKCYFSERSEKILEEWGISSGSTARLMLKRAQRMKPRKQKNQKKYLAGRGDVSAQEALRAEPEQTYTHTQTRHRTYQWLQTQAVPSRRSSAPSVSDHFLPEIDPEILNGGRVQLVASTGYREAPDSAVRIDSAGYSSPQNHQAHTRTHSAGYTKKDVPSPQRVTLAPSRKERISFRDNPVQLSGGWGGGKKRSKANKFT